CGTTCCGTGAGGCGCCCGGACGTCATCCGCGTCCGTGCCTCTTATTCACGCCCCATGTCCCGGTGGACCAGCACCGTTTCCAGGCCGTCGGCGATCAGGCGCTTCGCCAGCCGTTCCGACATCGCCACACTGCGGTGCTTTCCTCCGGTGCAGCCTACGGCAATCGTCATATAGCGCTTGCCCTCGCGGCGGTACCCCTCGGTGACGATCCGCAGCAGCTCGGCGTAGCCGTTGAGGAACTCCTTGGCGCCCGGCTGGTCGAACACGTACCGGGCCACCTCCTCGTCCGTGCCGGTGTGGGCGCGCAGCTCCGGGACCCAGTGCGGGTTCGGCAGGAACCGGCAGTCCACGACCAGGTCGGCGTCGACCGGCAGGCCGTACTTGAAGCCGAAGGACATCACCGTGGCCCGCAGCTCGGGCTCGGCCTCGTCGGCGAAGTGCGCGTCCATCTTGGCGCGCAGTTCGTGGACGTTGAGGTTGGAGGTGTCGATCACCAGATCGGCCTCGCCGCGCAGCTCGCGCAGCAGCTCGCGCTCGCGCTCGATGCCGTCCACGATCCGGCCTTCGCCTTGGAGCGGGTGCGGGCGGCGGACGTTCTCGAAGCGACGGACCAGGGCGTCGTCGGAG
This genomic interval from Streptacidiphilus rugosus AM-16 contains the following:
- the rapZ gene encoding RNase adapter RapZ; this encodes MHGTHEAAGPKEPQETSEVPELVIISGMSGAGRSTAAKCLEDLGWFVVDNLPPALIPTMVDLGARSQGAVARISAVVDVRGRSFFDDLRTALDDLEKGGVRLRVVFLEASDDALVRRFENVRRPHPLQGEGRIVDGIERERELLRELRGEADLVIDTSNLNVHELRAKMDAHFADEAEPELRATVMSFGFKYGLPVDADLVVDCRFLPNPHWVPELRAHTGTDEEVARYVFDQPGAKEFLNGYAELLRIVTEGYRREGKRYMTIAVGCTGGKHRSVAMSERLAKRLIADGLETVLVHRDMGRE